A DNA window from Trichomycterus rosablanca isolate fTriRos1 chromosome 9, fTriRos1.hap1, whole genome shotgun sequence contains the following coding sequences:
- the ylpm1 gene encoding YLP motif-containing protein 1 isoform X1, with product MSVEMQLQHYEMQQQLFAPLLQRWDQHFRLWLDQFQSYPHKDQLQEYEGQWKQWQEQMSSTSSHLNERVTTLRTMKQQYGANNPYGAVMGPYGQPRSPAPTNTDPPSGPPQAPPPVPPPGGTQSHATGPCVTKPGPPAGPEAPAGLGGPATRPPGPHGRFDGPRGPRFEGPRGPRFDQASQQHFGGPRTFDGGQRFGMAPRGYQAWQGPPGRFDHSPRQNAPSRFERPAGLHAGPPSGPHAGPPPGPPPGPHAGPPPGPPSGPHAGPPPGPPPGPPPGPHAGPPPGPHAGPPPGPPSGPPGSSSSQSGPGSQTKPGPVNQTKPDPAQVPPAQSLSTGQSEKKPPQDKTMSDDVMDLEGGFFIQNDPIPQSKGDEVKKPDESIKQTVDKKEESSKDASKPAGSSSSSAPLKPDANKTPPNLNSESQKPNNVQQKPPQQPGPPDLFKEPPGDETGSMNAFRGRGRGQNPLLMRGRGRGRGFPAEPNGPPMSDPNLHGEDSYEHQPPVEGDYGWEEHPDEPHKRGPHEMWEPEEHHFHEEYYDDAENRPPLRGCRDPVEGQEEHWHEEQGDYREEGNPFWADRRPPMPPHRPPFPHEGPRRPPFQPRFMPHGPRRPPPPGDLERDPHGPPPPHMGPRFRRGLGPWGPPPRHEMMGRGMRRPPPPHEMMEREPVGPPGYNEEMDRDPAWAHPHARDPRHPPLPPHEVIERDMRRPPMRPPPGPGERWRRPLPHENPHEAYEQEFPNEYGPEDDGYRRPPPDYRRRDYHEDEEFFHSREEWRREHPDREFPQRPPPEHDRWTDERGRPFPYENEERLRAERRGPDYGPPYRDRDREPPYHSRPDWERSPSLPERVYPNPAEQHAPLYERKSDLGVAPNSGVPDVPLDQVSPGGTKAVLALSQRQHEIILKAAQELKRIRELQEINKVGGDCSNPESSSLPTELPPGLLGLEIPPEVKTALQATRSVSESLQDVLGRTSEAGLPQPGPVTEFLHTAPPALPTPSFIAKTVDYGHGAKMERISYGERILLRPDPLPDRSERYDKEPLGRRDPYYDRRSDLYLDQRDYRRDRDREMFRDRPAMEYERERAERERYSRDDRPPLSPPRPGYRDRDRDGREHPRRSSRDQEAYGERYERASYERNTERSDHGTPNYSNDRKLYPDDAPRSSPAPQRLEKKPETKNVDDILKPPGRSGRPDRIVLIMRGLPGSGKSHLAKLIRDKEVEYGGAPPRVLGLDDYFMTEVEKVEKDPDTGKRIKTRVMEYEYEPEMEETYRSSMLKTFRKTLDDGFFPFIILDAINDKVKHFDQFWSAAKTKGFEVYVAEVFTDHQVCAKRNIHGRKLKDITKMWNSWEQAPVHMLRLDIRSLLQDAAIEEVEMEDLIPSEMDSTVEVKKEEEEEAEQGYLPKSKWEMDTSEAKLDKLDGLAGGGKRKRGSGVSAIEDFLQLPDDYASRLSEPGKKRVRWADLEEQKDADRKRAIGFVVGQTDWEKITDESGEFAQRALNRTKYF from the exons ATGTCGGTGGAGATGCAGTTGCAGCACTATGAGATGCAGCAGCAGCTGTTCGCTCCTCTCCTCCAGCGCTGGGATCAACACTTCAGGCTGTGGCTGGATCAGTTCCAGTCGTACCCTCACAAGGACCAGCTGCAGGAGTACGAGGGTCAGTGGAAGCAGTGGCAGGAGCAGATGAGCTCCACCTCGTCTCACCTGAACGAGAGGGTGACCACGCTGAGGACCATGAAGCAGCAATACGGCGCCAACAACCCGTACGGAGCCGTGATGGGACCGTACGGCCAACCCAGGTCTCCCGCTCCGACCAACACTGATCCCCCGTCAGGTCCTCCTCAGGCGCCTCCTCCAGTACCTCCTCCGGGGGGTACGCAGAGCCACGCAACCGGCCCTTGTGTGACTAAACCGGGCCCTCCTGCCGGACCTGAGGCTCCTGCTGGACTTGGAGGACCTGCGACGCGACCGCCCGGTCCTCACGGAAGGTTCGATGGTCCTCGAGGCCCCAG GTTTGAAGGTCCTCGGGGCCCGAGGTTCGATCAGGCATCTCAGCAGCACTTTGGTGGACCTCGGACATTCGACGGTGGTCAACGTTTCGGCATGGCTCCCAGAGGTTACCAGGCTTGGCAGGGACCTCCAGGCAGATTTGATCATTCTCCAAGACAAAATGCACCATCTCGCTTTGAAAGACCTGCTGGTCTTCATGCCGGTCCTCCCTCTGGTCCTCATGCTGGTCCTCCCCCAGGTCCTCCCCCCGGTCCTCATGCAGGTCCTCCCCCCGGTCCTCCCTCTGGTCCTCATGCTGGTCCTCCCCCCGGTCCTCCCCCCGGTCCTCCCCCCGGTCCTCATGCTGGTCCTCCCCCCGGTCCTCATGCTGGTCCTCCCCCCGGTCCTCCCTCTGGTCCTCCTGGTAGTTCATCGTCTCAGTCTGGTCCGGGCTCACAAACAAAACCTGGTCCTGTAAACCAGACTAAACCTGATCCAGCGCAGGTCCCACCAGCCCAGAGTTTGTCCACGGGCCAAAGCGAGAAGAAACCACCTCAGGATAAAACCATGTCGGATGACGTGATGGATTTGGAAGGTGGTTTCTTCATTCAGAACGATCCAATTCCTCAATCCAAAGGCGATGAAGTAAAGAAACCAGATGAATCCATCAAACAAACGGTGGATAAAAAGGAGGAATCCAGTAAAGACGCCAGTAAACCTGCTGGATCTTCATCTTCATCTGCGCCGTTAAAACCAGACGCTAATAAAACTCCTCCGAATTTAAACTCAGAATCTCAGAAACCCAACAATGTTCAGCAAAAACCTCCTCAGCAACCAGGTCCACCTGATTTGTTCAAGGAGCCTCCTGGTGATGAGACCGGCTCCATGAATGCCTTCCGCGGGAGAGGAAGGGGTCAGAACCCCCTACTGATGAGGGGGAGAGGGCGTGGCCGAGGGTTCCCTGCAGAACCTAATGGACCGCCGATGTCTGATCCCAACCTACACGGTGAAGACTCTTATGAGCACCAGCCACCGGTGGAAGGGGACTATGGGTGGGAAGAACATCCTGATGAACCACATAAGCGTGGACCTCATGAGATGTGGGAGCCGGAGGAGCATCACTTCCACGAGGAGTACTACGATGATGCCGAGAATCGTCCTCCATTACGAGGCTGTAGAGACCCTGTGGAAGGGCAGGAGGAACACTGGCATGAGGAGCAGGGTGATTACAGGGAGGAGGGAAATCCGTTCTGGGCAGATAGAAGACCTCCCATGCCTCCACACAGACCTCCTTTTCCTCACGAAGGACCTCGACGGCCTCCTTTCCAACCTCGCTTTATGCCCCACGGTCCACGACGTCCTCCTCCGCCCGGTGATCTGGAGCGTGACCCGCATGGTCCACCTCCTCCTCACATGGGTCCTCGCTTCAGACGTGGGCTCGGTCCGTGGGGGCCGCCGCCACGCCACGAGATGATGGGTCGAGGCATGAGGCGTCCACCTCCGCCCCACGAGATGATGGAGCGAGAGCCAGTGGGTCCGCCCGGATACAATGAGGAAATGGATCGAGACCCCGCGTGGGCGCATCCACACGCCAGGGACCCGAGACATCCTCCACTACCCCCTCATGAGGTCATTGAAAGGGACATGAGAAGACCACCCATGCGCCCCCCTCCAGGGCCCGGAGAGAGATGGAGAAGACCTCTTCCACATGAGAACCCTCACGAAGCCTACGAGCAAGAATTCCCCAATGAGTACGGGCCAGAGGACGACGGGTACAGACGGCCCCCGCCGGATTACCGACGCCGCGATTACCATGAGGACGAAGAGTTTTTCCACTCGCGTGAGGAGTGGAGGCGAGAGCACCCGGACCGGGAGTTCCCTCAGCGTCCACCGCCAGAGCACGACCGCTGGACGGACGAACGCGGCCGACCCTTCCCTTACGAAAACGAGGAGCGGCTCCGGGCGGAGCGGAGAGGACCGGATTACGGACCTCCGTACCGGGACAGAGATCGGGAACCTCCTTACCATTCCCGTCCCGACTGGGAAAGGTCTCCGTCTCTACCCGAGAGGGTATACCCCAATCCTGCAGAACAACACGCACCCCTGTACGAGAGGAAATCCGATTTGGGTGTGGCACCAAACAGCGGCGTTCCAGATGTTCCGCTGGATCAGGTGTCGCCCGGTGGAACCAAAGCGGTTCTGGCTCTCTCCCAGCGGCAGCACGAGATCATTCTGAAGGCTGCGCAGGAGCTGAAAAGGATCAG GGAGCTGCAGGAGATAAATAAGGTCGGGGGTGACTGTTCGAACCCCGAGTCCTCATCACTGCCGACTGAACTTCCTCCTGGTCTTCTGGGTTTGGAAATTCCTCCCGAGGTTAAGACGGCCCTGCAG gcCACCAGGAGCGTTTCTGAAAGCCTTCAGGATGTTCTCGGGAGAACCTCGGAGGCTGGGTTACCTCAGCCTGGTCCGGTTACCGAGTTCCTCCACACGGCACCACCGGCTCTCCCGACCCCCTCCTTCATCGCTAAAACTGTCGATTATGGACACG GTGCGAAGATGGAGAGGATCTCGTACGGAGAGAGGATCCTACTGAGACCCGACCCACTGCCTGATCGATCTGAGCGATACGACAAAG AGCCTCTGGGTCGTCGGGATCCGTACTACGATAGAAGAAGTGACCTGTACCTGGATCAGAGGGACTACAGGCGGGACCGGGACAGGGAGATGTTCAGGGACAGACCCGCCATGGAGTACGAGAGGGAACGTGCTGAACGAGAACGCTACTCCAGAGACGACAG GCCGCCCTTAAGCCCGCCCCGCCCGGGGTACAGGGATCGGGATCGGGATGGGAGGGAACACCCCCGACGTTCCAGCAGAGATCAGGAGGCGTACGGCGAGAGGTACGAGAGAGCTTCATACGAGAGGAACACGGAGCGCTCCGACCACGGAACCCCCAACTACAGCA ATGACAGGAAGTTGTACCCTGACGACGCCCCTCGTTCCTCTCCGGCTCCTCAGCGGTTGGAGAAGAAACCCGAGACCAAGAACGTGGACGACATCCTGAAACCTCCCGGCCGGTCCGGCCGCCCGGACAGG ATCGTGTTGATCATGAGAGGATTACCCGGGAGTGGGAAGAGTCACCTGGCTAAACTGATCCGG GATAAGGAGGTGGAGTATGGTGGTGCGCCCCCCAGGGTGCTGGGTTTGGACGATTATTTCATGACTGAAGTGGAGAAGGTGGAGAAAGATCCTGATACAGGAAAGCGCATCAAAACCAGG GTTATGGAGTACGAGTACGAGCCGGAGATGGAGGAGACCTACAGGAGCAGCATGCTGAAGACCTTCAGGAAGACCCTGGACGACGGGTTCTTCCCCTTCATCATCCTCGACGCCATCAACGATAAAGTCAAACACTTCGATCAGTTCTGGAGCGCCGCCAAGACCAAAGGGTTCGAG GTGTATGTAGCTGAGGTCTTCACAGATCATCAGGTCTGTGCTAAGAGGAACATCCATGGTCGCAAACTGAAGGACATCACCAAG atgtGGAACAGCTGGGAGCAGGCCCCGGTACACATGTTGAGGCTGGATATTCGCTCACTGCTGCAGGACGCTGCTATAGAGGAG